A section of the Rhodobacteraceae bacterium M382 genome encodes:
- a CDS encoding VOC family protein, translating to MRKIPVQGVHHITLTGADRQTTIDFWEGVLGMPFVFEQPNLDRPNEGHVYFDPGDGRLITVFTDETRKGTPDRTPTEPGCVHHLAFSVSQAVFAQTVDRLDERGIKHSGVRDRGFMDSIYFKDPLGLLIELASYRFEPPAGHSHVDVLICAHRIRVGRGDHHIDQRHLADAIEEIGAARDSLSNDRTAKDPYGG from the coding sequence ATGCGCAAGATACCCGTGCAGGGCGTGCACCACATTACGCTGACAGGAGCGGATCGCCAGACAACGATTGATTTTTGGGAGGGGGTGTTGGGAATGCCGTTCGTTTTCGAGCAGCCCAATCTGGACCGCCCGAACGAAGGGCATGTCTATTTTGATCCGGGCGACGGGCGGTTGATTACCGTGTTTACCGACGAGACCCGCAAGGGCACCCCGGACCGCACACCGACCGAACCGGGATGTGTTCATCATCTTGCCTTTAGTGTCAGTCAGGCGGTGTTTGCGCAGACAGTCGATCGTTTGGACGAACGCGGGATCAAACATTCTGGCGTGCGTGATCGCGGGTTCATGGATTCAATTTATTTCAAGGACCCTTTGGGCTTGCTCATAGAACTGGCCAGTTACCGGTTCGAACCGCCCGCCGGGCACAGCCATGTGGATGTGTTGATATGCGCGCATCGCATCCGGGTGGGACGGGGGGATCATCATATCGATCAGCGCCATCTGGCCGATGCAATAGAAGAGATCGGAGCAGCGCGCGACAGCCTGTCGAACGACAGAACCGCCAAGGATCCGTATGGCGGCTGA
- the uvrA gene encoding excinuclease ABC subunit UvrA, translating into MAELKSIEVRGAREHNLKGIDVDIPRDQLVVITGLSGSGKSSLAFDTIYAEGQRRYVESLSAYARQFLDMMEKPDVDHISGLSPAISIEQKTTSKNPRSTVGTVTEIYDYMRLLFARAGTPYSPATGKPIEAQQVQDMVDRTMAMEEGTRGYLLAPIVRDRKGEYRKEFLELRKSGFQRVKVDGEFYELDEPPTLDKKYRHDIDVVVDRVVVREGMETRLADSFRTALDLADGIAIFETAPREGDPERITFSENFACPVSGFTIPEIEPRMFSFNAPFGACQECDGLGVELFFDERLVVPDAALKVYDGALAPWRKGKSPYFLQTIEAIAKHYEFDKNIPWKDLPAHVKQVFLYGSGDEEIPFRYDEGGRVYQVTRSFEGVIPNMERRYRETDSNWIREEFERYQNNRPCGACEGYRLRDEALAVKIGSAAGKQENLLHVGQVVQMSIREALAWIEDVPNHLTQQKQEIARAIVKEIRERLGFLNNVGLEYLTLSRSSGTLSGGESQRIRLASQIGSGLTGVLYVLDEPSIGLHQRDNDRLLGTLKNLRDQGNTVIVVEHDEEAIREADYVFDIGPGAGVHGGQVVSHGTPAEITADAASITGQYLAGTREIAIPAKRRKGNKKSVKVVKATGNNLKNVTADFPLGKFVCVSGVSGGGKSTLTIETLFKTASMRLNGARQTPAPCETIKGLEHLDKVIDIDQRPIGRTPRSNPATYTGAFTPIRDWFAGLPEAKARGYKPGRFSFNVKGGRCEACQGDGVIKIEMHFLPDVYVTCETCQGARYNRETLEIKFKGKSIADVLDMTVEDAQEFFKAVPSIRDKMDALARVGLGYIKVGQQATTLSGGEAQRVKLSKELSKRSTGRTLYILDEPTTGLHFEDVRKLLEVLHELVEGGNTVVVIEHNLDVIKTADWIIDIGPEGGDGGGEIVAKGTPETVAAEPRSHTGHYLKAILDARAVAAE; encoded by the coding sequence ATGGCTGAGCTGAAATCCATCGAAGTGCGCGGTGCGCGCGAACACAATCTGAAAGGCATCGACGTGGATATTCCACGCGATCAGCTGGTGGTGATCACCGGCCTGTCCGGCTCAGGGAAATCCTCGTTGGCGTTTGATACGATCTATGCCGAAGGACAACGCCGCTATGTTGAATCGCTGTCCGCCTATGCGCGTCAGTTTCTGGACATGATGGAAAAGCCGGATGTCGACCATATCAGCGGCCTGTCTCCGGCGATCTCCATCGAACAGAAAACCACGTCGAAAAACCCCCGTTCGACCGTGGGGACCGTGACCGAAATATATGACTATATGCGTCTGTTGTTCGCGCGTGCGGGGACCCCGTACAGTCCCGCCACCGGCAAGCCGATCGAGGCGCAACAGGTTCAGGACATGGTCGATCGGACCATGGCGATGGAGGAGGGCACCCGTGGCTATTTGCTGGCCCCCATCGTGCGCGACCGCAAGGGCGAATACCGTAAGGAATTCCTGGAGTTACGCAAAAGCGGCTTTCAGCGGGTCAAGGTGGATGGTGAGTTCTATGAACTGGACGAACCGCCGACATTGGACAAGAAATACCGCCATGACATCGACGTTGTCGTGGACCGGGTCGTGGTGCGCGAAGGCATGGAAACCCGGTTGGCCGACAGTTTCCGCACCGCGCTGGACCTGGCTGATGGCATTGCGATTTTTGAAACCGCCCCGCGCGAAGGGGATCCGGAGCGGATCACGTTTTCGGAAAACTTTGCCTGTCCGGTCAGCGGGTTCACCATTCCCGAAATCGAACCGCGCATGTTTTCCTTTAACGCCCCCTTTGGGGCCTGTCAGGAATGTGACGGGTTGGGGGTCGAACTGTTCTTTGACGAACGTCTGGTGGTGCCGGATGCCGCGCTCAAGGTTTATGACGGGGCGTTGGCCCCGTGGCGCAAGGGCAAGTCGCCCTATTTCCTGCAAACCATCGAAGCCATCGCCAAACATTACGAGTTTGACAAGAACATTCCGTGGAAGGATCTGCCTGCGCACGTAAAGCAGGTCTTCCTCTATGGGTCTGGCGACGAAGAAATCCCGTTCCGCTATGACGAAGGCGGCCGGGTGTATCAGGTGACCCGCAGTTTCGAAGGCGTCATTCCGAACATGGAACGGCGCTATCGCGAAACGGATTCAAACTGGATTCGCGAAGAGTTTGAACGCTATCAAAACAACCGACCCTGTGGTGCCTGCGAGGGCTATCGCCTGCGGGACGAGGCATTGGCGGTCAAGATCGGGTCTGCCGCGGGCAAGCAGGAAAACCTGCTGCATGTCGGACAGGTTGTACAGATGTCGATCCGCGAGGCGCTAGCCTGGATCGAAGATGTGCCAAACCATCTGACACAGCAAAAACAAGAGATCGCCCGCGCCATCGTCAAGGAAATTCGCGAACGGTTGGGTTTCCTGAATAACGTGGGATTGGAATACCTTACGCTGTCCCGTTCAAGCGGAACATTGTCGGGTGGCGAAAGCCAGCGTATCCGGTTGGCCTCGCAAATCGGGTCGGGTTTGACCGGGGTTCTCTATGTGCTGGACGAGCCGTCCATCGGGTTGCACCAACGCGACAACGACCGCCTGTTGGGCACGCTGAAGAACCTGCGCGATCAGGGCAATACAGTCATTGTGGTCGAACATGACGAAGAAGCGATCCGCGAAGCCGATTACGTGTTCGACATCGGCCCAGGCGCAGGTGTGCACGGCGGTCAGGTTGTCAGCCATGGCACCCCGGCCGAAATAACGGCGGATGCTGCGTCGATCACAGGCCAATATCTGGCCGGGACGCGTGAAATTGCCATTCCCGCCAAACGGCGTAAGGGCAACAAGAAGTCCGTCAAAGTGGTCAAGGCCACCGGCAATAACCTCAAGAATGTCACAGCAGACTTCCCATTGGGTAAATTTGTCTGTGTGTCGGGGGTTTCGGGGGGCGGAAAGTCGACCCTGACCATCGAAACCCTGTTCAAGACCGCATCCATGCGGCTGAACGGTGCACGCCAGACGCCGGCACCCTGCGAGACGATCAAGGGGTTGGAGCATCTGGACAAGGTGATCGACATCGACCAGCGCCCCATCGGGCGCACGCCGCGATCCAACCCGGCCACCTATACCGGTGCCTTTACCCCGATCCGCGACTGGTTCGCCGGTCTGCCCGAGGCCAAGGCGCGGGGGTACAAGCCAGGACGGTTCAGCTTTAACGTCAAAGGGGGGCGGTGCGAGGCCTGTCAGGGCGACGGCGTGATCAAGATCGAAATGCATTTTTTGCCCGACGTCTATGTCACCTGCGAAACCTGTCAGGGCGCGCGCTATAACCGCGAGACGCTGGAGATCAAGTTCAAGGGCAAGAGCATTGCCGATGTTCTGGACATGACGGTGGAAGACGCACAGGAGTTTTTCAAGGCGGTTCCATCGATCCGGGACAAGATGGACGCGCTGGCCCGGGTGGGGTTGGGGTATATCAAGGTTGGCCAACAGGCGACGACCCTGTCAGGTGGCGAAGCGCAACGGGTCAAGCTGTCCAAGGAACTATCGAAACGCTCAACCGGGCGGACGCTGTATATCCTGGACGAACCCACAACAGGTCTGCATTTCGAAGATGTGCGCAAACTGTTGGAAGTGCTGCATGAATTGGTCGAAGGCGGCAATACGGTGGTGGTGATCGAGCACAATCTGGATGTCATAAAGACCGCAGATTGGATCATTGACATTGGTCCCGAAGGGGGGGACGGCGGCGGTGAGATCGTGGCCAAGGGCACGCCGGAAACCGTGGCCGCAGAACCGCGCAGCCATACCGGACACTATCTGAAAGCCATTCTGGACGCGCGGGCCGTCGCGGCGGAATAG